A genome region from Deltaproteobacteria bacterium HGW-Deltaproteobacteria-2 includes the following:
- a CDS encoding MBL fold metallo-hydrolase: protein MILKNDIYIYEWTNPFENNCNSFYIGGNVQALIDPGLTGYVPDLLNKMSADGIKKEEIRYVINTHSHPDHFQGSEIFDQEKVKVGLHTKEIEFLKGDGGELYSLFGINVPKMNVNFPLEEGDVALGDQIFKIILAPGHSPGSIGLYWPGQKALFCGDVIFDQSVGRTDFPGGNGALLKKSILAFSKLDLELILPGHMGILSSKSSIKNNFNLIIQGIFPYI, encoded by the coding sequence ATGATATTAAAAAACGATATTTATATTTATGAATGGACCAATCCTTTTGAAAATAACTGCAACAGTTTCTATATCGGCGGCAATGTACAGGCGTTAATTGATCCCGGATTAACCGGATACGTGCCTGATCTGCTGAATAAAATGTCCGCCGATGGTATTAAAAAAGAAGAGATCCGCTACGTCATCAACACCCATTCTCATCCTGATCATTTTCAGGGTTCTGAAATTTTTGATCAGGAAAAAGTTAAGGTCGGGCTGCATACAAAAGAAATTGAATTTTTAAAAGGAGATGGCGGCGAGTTATACAGCCTTTTCGGAATCAACGTTCCCAAGATGAATGTAAATTTCCCGCTGGAAGAAGGCGACGTAGCTTTGGGAGACCAAATATTTAAAATAATTCTTGCCCCCGGCCATTCACCCGGATCCATCGGTCTTTACTGGCCAGGGCAAAAAGCATTGTTCTGCGGTGATGTGATTTTTGACCAAAGCGTCGGGCGAACCGATTTTCCCGGAGGCAACGGCGCTCTATTAAAGAAAAGCATCCTTGCTTTTTCTAAACTTGATCTGGAACTTATTCTTCCCGGACACATGGGCATCCTCTCCAGCAAAAGCAGCATCAAGAATAATTTTAATTTAATCATTCAGGGAATATTCCCTTATATTTAA
- a CDS encoding energy-dependent translational throttle protein EttA, whose product MANEGNKVIYSMIGVSKIYEKKPVLKDIYLSYFYGAKIGVIGLNGSGKSSLLKILSGVDTDFLGKTILSPGYTVGYLEQEPRLDEAKTVRQIVEQGVQSTMDLIHEYNEINEKFAEPMSDDEMAKLCERQGAVQEKLDALDAWDIDSRLEMAMDALRCPPGDTSIKVLSGGERRRVALCRLLLQKPDILLLDEPTNHLDAESVAWLEHHLQKYEGTIIAVTHDRYFLDNVAGWILELDRGQGIPWQGNYSSWLEQKQNRLKNEEKAESDRIKTLERELEWIRMSPKGRHAKSKARINAYEELLGKNMDKESGTREIFIAPGPRLGDLVIETKDVNKGYGEKLLVDGMSFTLPPGGIIGVIGPNGAGKTTLFRMITGQEKPDSGDIRIGETVKLAYVDQSRDTLDSNKNIWEMISDGQDIIPIGSRQINSRAYVSRFNFSGTDQQKKVGTLSGGERNRVHLARMLKEGANVLLLDEPTNDLDVNTLRALEDALESFAGCVVVISHDRWFLDRICTHILAFEGESKVLFFDGNYSEYEEDRKRRLGSAASQPHRIKYRQLTRR is encoded by the coding sequence ATGGCCAATGAAGGAAACAAGGTAATTTACTCCATGATCGGGGTAAGTAAAATATACGAAAAAAAACCGGTACTTAAAGACATATATCTGTCTTATTTTTACGGCGCGAAAATCGGCGTTATCGGGTTAAACGGCTCCGGGAAAAGTTCTCTTCTGAAAATTCTCTCCGGTGTGGATACAGATTTTCTAGGGAAGACTATTCTTTCTCCCGGTTACACGGTTGGCTATCTGGAACAGGAGCCTCGTTTGGATGAAGCCAAAACCGTACGGCAAATTGTGGAACAGGGTGTGCAAAGCACCATGGATTTAATCCATGAATACAATGAAATAAACGAGAAGTTTGCCGAGCCGATGTCGGATGATGAGATGGCAAAACTCTGTGAAAGGCAAGGCGCCGTGCAGGAAAAACTCGACGCACTTGACGCCTGGGATATCGATTCGCGTCTGGAAATGGCCATGGACGCTTTGCGCTGTCCGCCCGGCGATACGTCGATAAAAGTTCTCTCCGGTGGCGAAAGACGCCGCGTGGCGCTGTGCCGTCTGCTTCTGCAAAAGCCGGACATTCTGCTTCTGGATGAACCAACCAACCATCTGGATGCCGAATCCGTTGCTTGGCTCGAACATCATCTGCAGAAATATGAAGGCACCATCATCGCCGTCACTCACGACCGCTATTTCCTCGATAACGTCGCCGGCTGGATTCTGGAGCTCGACCGCGGACAGGGCATTCCCTGGCAGGGCAATTATTCTTCATGGCTGGAGCAAAAACAAAACCGCCTGAAAAATGAAGAAAAGGCGGAAAGCGACCGAATAAAAACTCTGGAGCGCGAGCTCGAATGGATTCGCATGTCGCCCAAAGGCCGGCACGCCAAATCCAAGGCGCGCATTAATGCTTACGAGGAACTGTTGGGAAAAAATATGGATAAAGAATCCGGCACGCGGGAAATATTTATCGCGCCGGGACCCCGTCTGGGCGATCTGGTGATTGAAACCAAAGATGTAAACAAAGGTTATGGTGAAAAGCTCTTGGTAGATGGTATGAGTTTCACTTTGCCACCCGGCGGTATCATAGGCGTAATTGGTCCCAACGGCGCGGGCAAGACCACGCTGTTTCGCATGATCACCGGACAGGAAAAACCAGATTCCGGCGACATACGCATCGGTGAGACAGTAAAACTTGCTTATGTTGACCAGAGCCGCGACACACTCGATTCCAATAAAAACATCTGGGAAATGATTTCCGACGGACAGGATATTATTCCCATAGGAAGTCGACAGATTAATTCACGCGCTTATGTCTCGCGATTTAATTTTTCCGGAACAGACCAGCAAAAGAAAGTAGGCACTCTTTCCGGCGGCGAACGCAACCGCGTTCATCTGGCACGCATGCTCAAGGAAGGAGCCAATGTGCTTTTACTTGATGAACCGACCAATGACCTGGATGTCAACACGCTCCGTGCGTTGGAAGATGCGCTGGAGAGTTTTGCCGGTTGTGTCGTCGTCATCAGCCACGACCGCTGGTTTCTGGATAGAATATGTACGCATATCCTGGCATTTGAAGGTGAAAGCAAGGTACTTTTCTTCGACGGCAATTATTCTGAATATGAGGAAGACCGCAAAAGAAGACTCGGCAGCGCCGCCAGCCAACCCCACCGCATCAAATACCGGCAACTGACCAGAAGATAG
- a CDS encoding carboxymuconolactone decarboxylase family protein, whose translation MARIPYFTAQDAQADPNKLALLGKEPQMNIFKIITHATYPIARKFITLPASVLINGKVNPILREMAIVRAGILCHSEYEVHQHLKVSRWVGMPEEKIEALNIGSKSPVFSEVERLVLRFTEEMVQNHKTSDETFTALSKHFSYEEMVELSIAVGCYMMISIFLNTFEVDIEDQPLSP comes from the coding sequence TTGGCACGCATACCATATTTTACAGCGCAAGATGCTCAAGCGGATCCCAATAAACTGGCATTGCTGGGAAAAGAACCTCAAATGAACATTTTCAAGATCATTACCCATGCCACATATCCGATTGCCCGTAAATTCATTACTTTGCCCGCGTCGGTGCTCATAAACGGCAAAGTCAACCCGATACTGAGAGAGATGGCCATAGTTCGGGCCGGCATTCTTTGTCATTCGGAATACGAAGTGCATCAACATCTTAAAGTCTCCCGATGGGTAGGCATGCCGGAGGAGAAGATTGAAGCACTTAACATAGGTTCAAAATCACCTGTTTTTTCAGAGGTTGAACGCCTGGTGCTTCGTTTTACCGAAGAGATGGTTCAAAATCACAAAACCAGTGATGAAACTTTCACTGCACTGAGCAAACACTTTTCTTATGAAGAAATGGTAGAACTTTCTATTGCCGTGGGATGCTACATGATGATAAGCATTTTTCTCAACACTTTCGAAGTCGATATTGAAGACCAGCCTTTATCTCCCTAA
- a CDS encoding sodium-independent anion transporter: MEEKNPAAKLFVHQSRPRGLSKWIPLIETLSNYKSDWVIHDIIAGLVLTAILVPVGMAYASVSGLPAIYGLYATIIPLIAYALFGPSKILVLGPDSALAGLIAAAILPLAAGNPDKAIALAGMLAVLAGALCILAGLVKFGFITDLLSKPIRIGYLNGIALTVLIGQLPKVLGFSVSGNNFLLETNGLIQGIVNGQINWTSFIIGFSCLIIILGCKSWFSKIPGVLIAVAGATIISSWLNLSVSSGIAVVGPLPQGLPQFQIPLVSFEEFKALFAAAVAIALVSFADMSTLSRTFAMRTGHKVDSNQEIIALGAANAAAGFFQGFPVTSSASRTPVAESAGAKTQITGLVGALCIALLLIFTPNLLKNLPQAVLGAVVICACIYLFEFHVVARLYKLRREEFVFSMACFLGVISLGIIKGIFIAIGLALVAFIWRAWHPYDAVLGHVEGLNSYHDISRHPEARLIPGLVLFRWNAPLFFANAETFLENILRAVADAPTPTKWVVVTAEPITDVDTTAADMLAELDNSLHQAGMDLVFAEMKGPVKDMLKRYGLFNRLGVDNFFPTIEQAVERYLAVHKIDQPD, from the coding sequence TTGGAAGAAAAAAATCCCGCTGCTAAACTTTTTGTTCATCAGTCTCGTCCCCGTGGTCTATCCAAATGGATTCCTCTTATCGAAACACTGAGTAATTACAAAAGTGACTGGGTCATCCATGATATAATTGCCGGTCTGGTGCTAACCGCTATTCTAGTACCGGTAGGTATGGCTTACGCATCAGTTTCGGGTTTGCCAGCTATTTATGGTCTTTATGCCACAATAATACCCCTTATCGCTTATGCTCTTTTCGGACCCAGCAAAATTCTGGTTTTGGGACCGGACTCGGCTTTGGCCGGCCTCATCGCTGCGGCAATATTGCCCCTTGCCGCGGGCAATCCCGATAAGGCCATCGCTCTCGCCGGAATGCTGGCAGTGCTTGCCGGCGCTTTGTGTATTTTAGCCGGTCTCGTTAAATTCGGTTTCATTACCGACCTTCTTTCCAAACCGATCCGCATAGGTTATCTGAACGGAATCGCGCTCACAGTTTTAATCGGTCAGTTGCCGAAGGTTCTCGGTTTTTCAGTCAGCGGCAATAATTTTTTACTGGAAACAAACGGTCTGATACAAGGCATTGTGAATGGACAAATAAACTGGACATCCTTTATTATCGGATTTTCATGCTTGATCATCATTCTTGGTTGCAAGAGCTGGTTCTCAAAGATTCCGGGTGTACTAATCGCAGTAGCAGGCGCAACAATTATCTCTTCCTGGCTTAATTTATCCGTAAGTTCCGGAATTGCCGTGGTCGGGCCATTGCCACAGGGACTGCCTCAATTTCAAATTCCCCTGGTTTCTTTTGAGGAATTCAAGGCTTTGTTTGCCGCCGCGGTGGCCATCGCTCTGGTTTCGTTCGCCGATATGAGCACTCTCTCCCGAACCTTCGCCATGCGTACCGGTCACAAAGTTGATAGCAATCAGGAAATCATCGCTCTGGGCGCCGCTAATGCGGCCGCAGGATTTTTTCAGGGATTTCCTGTCACCAGCAGCGCCTCACGCACACCGGTAGCCGAATCGGCAGGAGCTAAAACACAAATCACCGGTTTGGTCGGTGCATTATGCATCGCCCTTCTATTGATTTTCACTCCGAATCTGCTCAAAAATCTTCCTCAGGCAGTGCTGGGCGCCGTAGTCATCTGCGCCTGTATCTATCTTTTTGAATTTCATGTCGTTGCGCGTTTATATAAATTGCGACGGGAAGAATTCGTTTTCTCCATGGCGTGTTTTCTGGGTGTAATTTCTCTGGGCATCATCAAGGGTATCTTTATTGCCATAGGTCTGGCATTAGTCGCTTTCATCTGGCGAGCATGGCATCCTTATGATGCCGTGCTCGGCCATGTGGAGGGACTGAACAGTTATCATGACATTTCCCGCCATCCAGAGGCCAGACTTATTCCCGGATTGGTACTTTTCCGATGGAATGCGCCGCTGTTTTTCGCCAACGCGGAGACTTTCCTTGAAAATATACTGCGCGCTGTAGCCGACGCTCCGACACCAACCAAGTGGGTTGTCGTGACGGCTGAACCGATTACCGATGTAGACACCACGGCAGCGGACATGCTGGCTGAACTGGACAACTCTCTGCATCAGGCGGGAATGGATTTGGTTTTCGCGGAAATGAAAGGTCCGGTAAAAGACATGCTCAAGCGTTACGGCCTTTTCAACAGGCTTGGCGTTGATAATTTCTTTCCAACGATTGAACAAGCCGTAGAACGATATCTCGCTGTGCATAAAATTGACCAACCGGATTAG
- a CDS encoding ribosome assembly RNA-binding protein YhbY, producing MDKLKGSQRKYLRSQAHHLKPLVIVGTKGVTGHLIGSVDLALKDHELIKVKFGEFKETKKEISEEIAQSTKSELIGLIGNIAIFYRQHPDPEKRKIKIP from the coding sequence ATGGATAAACTTAAAGGTTCGCAAAGAAAATATTTACGCTCGCAGGCACATCATTTAAAGCCGCTGGTGATAGTCGGGACAAAAGGCGTAACAGGCCATTTAATCGGTTCAGTTGACCTTGCCCTGAAAGATCACGAACTCATCAAAGTAAAATTCGGCGAGTTCAAGGAAACCAAAAAAGAAATCTCCGAAGAAATAGCCCAATCCACCAAAAGTGAACTTATCGGACTCATTGGCAATATCGCAATCTTTTACCGTCAACACCCGGACCCGGAAAAAAGAAAAATTAAAATACCATAA
- the trxB gene encoding thioredoxin-disulfide reductase — MPEYDYDTIIIGGGPAGYTAGIYAARSGLKTLLVEGAATVSQITITDTIENYPGIPDGINGFDLMQLFKKQALNFGLEIQANDVSSIKKNAGTPFIWDIVVQNKSYSTLSVIAATGAQWNKLGVPGEEEFAGKGVSYCATCDGPFYRNKDVVVVGGGDTAIQEALFLTHFARKVTVIHRRDRLRAAAILQKRAFAEKKIEFIWKSKLAEVTGQEFVTGVKVADVESGKINEFEAEGVFIFVGRIPHTDIFRNILKLDAGGYIISDENMRTSAAGIFAAGDCRAKQFRQVVTAAGDGANAIYSAELYVEELKGESY, encoded by the coding sequence TTGCCTGAATATGATTACGATACGATTATTATTGGCGGCGGACCGGCCGGCTATACCGCAGGAATTTATGCCGCCAGAAGCGGGCTGAAAACATTGCTCGTGGAAGGAGCGGCAACGGTCAGCCAGATAACAATTACCGATACAATTGAAAACTATCCGGGAATTCCAGACGGCATCAACGGTTTCGATCTGATGCAGTTATTTAAAAAACAGGCTCTCAATTTCGGACTGGAAATTCAAGCCAATGATGTCTCGTCAATTAAAAAAAACGCCGGTACACCATTTATCTGGGATATTGTAGTGCAAAATAAATCGTACAGTACTTTAAGCGTAATTGCCGCGACCGGTGCGCAATGGAACAAGTTGGGAGTTCCCGGCGAAGAGGAATTCGCCGGCAAAGGCGTTTCTTACTGCGCCACCTGTGATGGGCCGTTTTATAGAAACAAGGATGTTGTTGTTGTGGGCGGCGGCGATACGGCTATTCAGGAAGCTTTGTTTCTGACTCATTTTGCCAGAAAAGTTACCGTGATTCATCGTCGCGACCGTCTGCGCGCGGCGGCAATTCTGCAGAAAAGAGCGTTCGCGGAAAAAAAAATTGAATTTATCTGGAAATCAAAACTCGCTGAAGTTACCGGGCAGGAATTTGTTACCGGCGTAAAAGTAGCCGATGTTGAATCAGGCAAAATTAACGAATTTGAAGCGGAAGGAGTTTTTATATTTGTCGGCCGAATTCCTCATACGGACATTTTCCGAAATATCTTAAAACTGGATGCGGGCGGCTACATTATATCAGATGAAAACATGCGCACATCAGCGGCAGGAATATTTGCTGCCGGTGATTGCCGCGCCAAACAGTTCCGGCAGGTGGTAACAGCTGCGGGCGACGGAGCCAATGCCATTTACAGCGCCGAGTTATACGTCGAAGAACTCAAAGGCGAATCATACTAA
- a CDS encoding prolipoprotein diacylglyceryl transferase, with protein sequence MESFINAWQQLPSQISPSLFSIGSFQLRYYSLMYLVAFVIVYFLTIYRLKSENYEYTAETVQDYLVWVMLALILGGRFGYALFYNFGYYLQHPLEIILPFDFSNGIKFVGLSGMSYHGGLIGIVIATILFCRKSKIDIWNFVDLFCPAIPLGYTFGRLGNFINGELYGRVTAVPWGMYFPLDSTHSLRHPSQLYEAFFEGIVLFILLWIIRKKKSFDGLLLGIYLCGYGFVRFFIEFFREPDYQLGLVLSFMSMGQVLCSLMMIAGIIIIIWRRHVSVSTK encoded by the coding sequence ATGGAATCTTTCATCAATGCCTGGCAGCAATTACCTTCGCAGATAAGCCCATCTCTTTTCAGCATAGGATCATTTCAACTGCGCTACTACAGTTTGATGTATCTTGTTGCTTTTGTCATCGTCTATTTTCTAACCATCTATCGTCTTAAAAGTGAAAATTACGAATATACGGCGGAAACGGTGCAGGACTATCTCGTTTGGGTAATGCTTGCTTTGATTTTAGGAGGACGGTTCGGTTATGCCTTATTCTACAACTTCGGTTATTATCTGCAACATCCGCTAGAAATAATTTTACCCTTCGATTTTTCCAACGGAATTAAATTTGTCGGACTCAGCGGCATGTCTTATCATGGAGGACTTATTGGCATCGTTATTGCCACTATATTATTCTGCCGCAAAAGTAAGATTGATATCTGGAATTTCGTTGATCTTTTCTGCCCGGCCATACCGCTGGGTTACACTTTCGGCCGACTCGGCAATTTCATCAATGGCGAATTATATGGCCGCGTAACCGCTGTACCGTGGGGAATGTATTTCCCCTTAGATTCAACACACAGCCTGCGCCATCCTTCCCAGCTTTACGAAGCGTTTTTCGAAGGAATTGTTCTTTTTATTCTGCTGTGGATTATTAGAAAAAAGAAAAGTTTTGACGGACTACTTCTGGGAATATACCTTTGCGGCTACGGTTTTGTGCGTTTCTTTATCGAATTTTTCCGTGAACCCGATTATCAACTTGGTTTAGTTTTAAGCTTCATGAGCATGGGACAGGTTCTTTGCTCGCTGATGATGATAGCGGGCATAATTATCATCATATGGCGCAGACACGTCTCAGTTTCAACAAAATAA
- a CDS encoding cytochrome C biogenesis protein CcdA: MKSYIQISTTTETKEQAQKIARYLVEQKLAACVQISGPIESIYHWKGKMETSREWLLLIKTREDLFKKIKSSIKKLHSYETPEIIAVPIIKGSKEYLNWLDDELSHS, from the coding sequence ATGAAATCTTACATTCAAATATCTACAACAACCGAAACCAAAGAACAGGCACAAAAAATTGCCCGATATTTAGTCGAACAAAAACTGGCCGCATGCGTGCAGATCTCCGGCCCCATTGAAAGTATTTATCACTGGAAGGGAAAAATGGAAACCTCCAGAGAGTGGCTTTTACTGATTAAAACACGGGAAGACTTATTTAAAAAAATTAAATCCTCCATCAAAAAACTGCACTCTTACGAAACACCGGAAATCATCGCCGTGCCGATTATTAAAGGGAGCAAGGAATATCTGAACTGGCTTGATGACGAGCTATCCCATTCCTAA
- a CDS encoding NADPH-dependent FMN reductase, translated as MNTYQITVIVGSLRKDSFNRKLADAIIRLAPQEFFFQHAQINDLPLYNQEDDANQAEPVKRLKTQIKSAQGLLFVTPEYNRSIPGVLKNAIDHASRPYGLNSLAGKPAGILGVSSGATGTAMAQQHLRNILSALNAPTLCQPEAFIQMKDGLFDETGNIGVDSKKFMQSWMDKYVAWVRKHAV; from the coding sequence ATGAATACATACCAAATAACCGTTATAGTCGGGAGTCTTCGTAAGGATTCATTCAATCGCAAACTGGCTGATGCCATTATAAGGTTGGCGCCCCAGGAGTTCTTTTTCCAGCACGCGCAAATCAATGATCTGCCGCTTTACAATCAGGAAGACGACGCGAATCAGGCCGAGCCGGTCAAGCGGCTAAAGACCCAAATCAAAAGCGCTCAGGGACTTTTGTTTGTCACTCCGGAATACAATCGTTCAATACCTGGTGTGCTTAAAAACGCCATCGACCATGCCTCGCGTCCTTATGGCCTGAACTCTTTGGCCGGAAAACCTGCCGGTATTCTAGGTGTTTCAAGCGGCGCTACTGGAACCGCCATGGCGCAGCAGCATTTACGCAATATTCTCTCCGCATTGAACGCCCCAACACTTTGTCAGCCTGAAGCTTTTATCCAGATGAAAGACGGATTGTTTGACGAGACCGGTAACATCGGGGTAGACAGTAAAAAATTCATGCAGAGCTGGATGGACAAATATGTCGCGTGGGTGAGGAAGCACGCGGTTTAA
- the tkt gene encoding transketolase produces the protein MSDKNELENKCIDTIRFLAADAIEKAKSGHPGMPMGAAAAAFTLWTRHLKHNPKNPQWPDRDRFVLSAGHASMLLYALLHLTGYDLTLDDIKNFRQWGSRTPGHPEYKHAPGVEVTTGPLGQGLANAVGMAIAETHLAARFNREDEKLVDHFTYVMASDGDIMEGVAAEACALAGHLRLGKLIVLYDDNKVTLAGAASLSSTENTEQRFKAYGWQVQKVADGNDVAAIDRAIKKAKREIEKPSLICVQSTIGFGAPCKQGKCDAHGSPLGADELQKTKEALCWTTDSTFYVPEDVQKYFRKAISRGKKCEKQWQDTLNTYRQKETALAAEFERSTKGDLPDNWESTLSEFPNGSKDVATRKAGEIVMQAIASKVPELMGGSADLNPSTFTWLKGMGDFQSPLLPKEGLHGMVGGSWDYTGRNIHFGIREHAMGSITVGMALHGGLIPYTATFLTFADYMRPPMRLAALMGLRAIFVFTHDSIGLGEDGPTHQPVEQIMNLRQVPNMTVIRPADANETLEAWKIAISNTSGPTTLIFSRQNLPVLDRSVCGAASGVRRGGYILWESAPNPELILISTGSEVSLTLTAARKLTENGTKVRVVSLPSWEIFDRQTQEYRDSVLPPAITSRIAVETGIKLGWEHYVGLQGMIIGMETFGASAPGPVLYEKFGFTVEKIVAAAKELFLRV, from the coding sequence ATGTCCGATAAAAACGAATTGGAAAATAAATGCATTGATACTATACGTTTTCTGGCTGCTGACGCGATTGAAAAAGCCAAATCCGGCCATCCCGGCATGCCGATGGGAGCTGCCGCCGCTGCTTTTACCTTATGGACAAGACATTTGAAACACAATCCCAAGAATCCTCAGTGGCCTGATCGCGATCGCTTTGTTCTTTCCGCCGGTCATGCATCAATGCTTTTATACGCCCTTTTGCATCTCACCGGTTATGATCTTACTCTTGACGATATTAAAAATTTCCGTCAATGGGGAAGCCGTACACCGGGTCATCCCGAATACAAGCATGCTCCCGGTGTGGAAGTAACCACAGGGCCCTTGGGACAGGGTTTGGCCAACGCCGTAGGCATGGCTATTGCCGAGACGCATCTGGCGGCACGCTTCAACCGCGAAGATGAAAAATTGGTTGATCATTTTACTTATGTCATGGCTAGTGACGGCGATATAATGGAAGGTGTTGCCGCTGAGGCCTGTGCTCTGGCCGGTCACCTGCGCTTGGGAAAACTTATCGTTCTTTATGACGACAACAAGGTAACTCTTGCCGGCGCAGCTTCTCTTTCCTCTACGGAAAATACCGAACAGCGTTTTAAAGCTTACGGCTGGCAGGTGCAGAAAGTTGCCGATGGAAACGATGTTGCCGCTATTGACCGAGCCATCAAAAAAGCCAAACGTGAAATTGAAAAACCTTCATTAATTTGTGTTCAATCGACAATAGGTTTCGGCGCACCCTGCAAACAGGGGAAATGTGACGCACACGGTTCTCCGCTGGGAGCCGATGAACTGCAAAAAACAAAAGAAGCTCTATGCTGGACTACGGATTCGACTTTTTATGTTCCCGAAGATGTTCAGAAATATTTCCGCAAGGCTATTTCACGCGGTAAAAAATGCGAGAAGCAATGGCAGGACACTTTAAATACTTACCGGCAAAAAGAAACTGCTCTTGCCGCGGAATTTGAACGATCAACAAAAGGCGACCTGCCGGATAATTGGGAATCGACATTAAGCGAATTCCCCAACGGATCAAAAGACGTGGCGACACGCAAGGCAGGAGAAATTGTAATGCAGGCCATCGCCTCAAAAGTACCCGAACTTATGGGCGGCTCGGCTGACCTTAACCCTTCTACTTTTACCTGGCTTAAAGGAATGGGCGACTTTCAAAGTCCTCTACTTCCCAAAGAAGGTTTGCACGGCATGGTGGGAGGTTCGTGGGATTATACAGGTCGCAACATTCATTTCGGGATAAGAGAACACGCAATGGGATCGATTACCGTAGGCATGGCTTTACATGGCGGCCTTATTCCCTATACGGCCACTTTTTTGACCTTTGCCGATTACATGCGCCCACCTATGCGCCTGGCCGCGCTGATGGGCTTGCGCGCTATTTTTGTATTCACGCATGATAGCATCGGCTTGGGAGAAGACGGCCCCACGCATCAGCCGGTGGAACAAATTATGAATTTGCGTCAAGTGCCGAATATGACCGTTATCCGTCCGGCCGATGCCAATGAAACTTTAGAGGCTTGGAAAATTGCTATATCTAACACCAGCGGCCCGACAACGCTAATCTTCAGCCGTCAAAATCTACCGGTGCTTGATCGAAGTGTCTGCGGTGCCGCATCAGGTGTGAGACGCGGCGGTTATATTCTGTGGGAATCGGCGCCTAATCCCGAATTGATTTTAATATCTACCGGTTCGGAAGTTTCCTTAACGCTAACGGCTGCCCGTAAACTCACTGAAAATGGAACAAAGGTAAGAGTTGTCTCGCTCCCCAGCTGGGAAATATTCGATCGTCAAACGCAAGAATATCGTGACAGCGTTTTGCCGCCGGCGATAACTTCTCGGATTGCCGTGGAGACCGGAATCAAGCTGGGATGGGAACATTACGTGGGGCTGCAAGGTATGATCATCGGCATGGAAACATTCGGCGCCAGTGCTCCGGGACCGGTGCTCTATGAAAAATTCGGTTTCACTGTTGAAAAAATTGTGGCAGCAGCAAAAGAATTGTTCCTTCGCGTCTAA